Within Methyloversatilis discipulorum, the genomic segment CTCTGCTCGGTGGCCTGAGTTATGCGGTGCCGAGTCTCCTGTTCGCGATACGTCTCGGTCGTCTGGCGCGCCCTGGGGCGCAGGCCGCGGTGTCGTACCCGCTTGAATTCTTCCTCGGCGAGGCGATCAAGGTCGTCTCGACGATTGGGCTGCTGTTGCTGTGCCACTACCTCGTGCCCGGATTGTCGTGGGGCTGGTTCTTGGGAGGTCTGGGCGCGGCGCTGCAGGCAGGTTTTTTTGCTTTCTTGTTCAAACACTGACATGGCATCTGGAACCGAACTGGCGACTGAAGTGGCCCACGGCCCGACCCCCGGCGAATACATCGCCCACCATCTGACTTTCCTGAACAACACCGGCGAGAAGCAGGTCGAGTTGATCAACTGGAATCTGGTCAACCTCGATACCGTCTTCTATTCGGTGCTGCTTGGCGTCCTCGCGCTGTTCGTGCTTTACCGCGCTGCGGCGAAGTCGACGTCCGGCGTGCCGGGTCGCTTCCAGGCCGCAGTCGAGATTCTGGTCGAAATGGTCGCCGATCAGGCCAAGGGTCTGATCCACAGCGAAGAGTCGCGCCGTACCGTGGCACCGCTCGCCCTCATCGTCTTCGTCTGGATCTTCCTGATGAACGCGATGGACTTCCTGCCGCTGGATCTGCTGCCGCGCATCTGGGAAGGCATCTACGCCTCCGCCGGTCATGACCCGCACCATGCCTACATGCGTGTCGTGCCGACCGCCGACATCAACGCGACCATGGGCATGTCGATCGC encodes:
- a CDS encoding ATP synthase subunit I, translating into MLKAIMLQLSLVLVVTGIALFVGGWMAGLSALLGGLSYAVPSLLFAIRLGRLARPGAQAAVSYPLEFFLGEAIKVVSTIGLLLLCHYLVPGLSWGWFLGGLGAALQAGFFAFLFKH
- the atpB gene encoding F0F1 ATP synthase subunit A — translated: MASGTELATEVAHGPTPGEYIAHHLTFLNNTGEKQVELINWNLVNLDTVFYSVLLGVLALFVLYRAAAKSTSGVPGRFQAAVEILVEMVADQAKGLIHSEESRRTVAPLALIVFVWIFLMNAMDFLPLDLLPRIWEGIYASAGHDPHHAYMRVVPTADINATMGMSIAVLLVCLYYNVKIKGAGGWAHELISAPFGDKLILAPFNFAMNVIEFLAKTVSHGMRLFGNMFAGELIFMLIALMGAAWTGANAPSFLLAFGHIVAGFAWAVFHILVVALQAFIFMMLTLVYIGQAHEGH